Proteins found in one Neodiprion lecontei isolate iyNeoLeco1 chromosome 6, iyNeoLeco1.1, whole genome shotgun sequence genomic segment:
- the LOC107217773 gene encoding ADP-dependent glucokinase isoform X2, whose protein sequence is MEYKGLKFGTLVSILVIVLAIYYRKSENTLQKRLIAVLEGLERVETKHEGLPRPKVAIGYGICTDVYIDAKYLLKYSNDIRIPEHFDEITTEKELLKSFAYYFRHGAAAEFVKEGCDVLLAAKMTKALQQMIPSNIRVVGGDVNRDDVHLVLEYKRGESWGPYTSSRANRYIVHNDINNPTISSLEEFDKLLPEFAPDLFVVSGLQMMDNYPFPEGVRLSRLLKVKQQMIAQPKSTKIHFEMASFTEESLLLELTELVIPFADSLGMNEQEVTNLHNLMLYGNISLVADSNPRVATVLDQMRTLFKLVRRNEKSFMNARQLTRIHVHTLAYQAILNVKNSRWKNTMAAAAKASLTANRHVCGSNNVDVQKAMLIMDDSFSTSTEAGKRIPLDIEKPVSCWDEVLKIENDQISVQVCVAPVLVCTQASQTAGGGDNISSAGLVPQIS, encoded by the exons ATGGAGTATAAAGGGTTAAAATTTGGGACCCTAGTGTCTATTTTAGTGATAGTATTAGCAATTTATTACAGGAAATCAGAAAATACGTTACAGAAACGATTGATCGCTGTACTAGAAGGCCTAGAAAGGGTCGAAACGAAACATGAAGGATTACCGAGACCGAAAGTTGCAATAGGTTATGGAATATGTACCGATGTTTATATCGACGCTAAGTATTTATTGAAATACTCAAACGATATTAGAATTCCTGAACATTTCGACGAAATAACTACCGAAAAAGAActgttgaaaagttttgcaTACTATTTTCGTCATGGAGCTGCGGCAGA ATTTGTCAAAGAAGGTTGCGATGTGCTGCTCGCAGCTAAAATGACAAAGGCACTTCAACAAATGATTCCTTCTAACATCAGAGTCGTTGGAGGTGATGTTAACAGAGATGATGTACATTTAGTCCTGGAATACAAACGTGGTGAATCATGGGGACCTTATACAAGCTCTCGTGCTAATAG GTACATCGTGCACAACGACATTAATAATCCTACCATCAGTTCATTGGAAgagtttgataaattattaccaGAATTTGCTCCAGACTTGTTCGTCGTTTCTGGCTTACAAATGATGGATAATTATCCTTTTCCTGAAG GAGTACGTCTAAGTCGGTTATTAAAAGTGAAGCAGCAGATGATCGCCCAGCCAAAATCGACAAAGATACATTTTGAAATGGCTTCATTTACAGAGGAAAGTTTGTTGCTGGAATTGACTGAGCTAGTCATACCCTTTGCAGACAGTTTAGGCATGAATGAACAAGAAGTTACTAATTTGCACAACTTGATGTTGTatggaaatatttcattggTTGCTGATTCAAATCCGAGAGTAGCTACAGTTTTGGACCAAATGAGAACGCTGTTCAAACTGGTACGGAGAAACGAGAAGTCATTTATGAATGCGAGACAGTTGACACGTATTCATGTTCATACTTTAGCATATCAGGCAATtttgaatgtgaaaaattctcgATGGAAAAACACAATGGCTGCAGCAGCAAAGGCATCATTAACAGCCAATCGCCATGTGTGTGGATCAAATAAT GTTGATGTACAAAAGGCAATGCTGATAATGGACGACAGTTTTTCAACGTCAACTGAAGCTGGTAAAAGAATTCCTTTAGACATTGAAAAACCAGTTTCGTGTTGGGatgaagttttaaaaattgagaacgATCAAATATCAGTTCAAGTCTGCGTTGCGCCAGTTTTGGTCTGCACTCAGGCCAGCCAAACTGCTGGTGGTGGCGATAATATTTCGAGTGCTGGTCTAGTGCCCCAAATTTCGTAA
- the LOC107217773 gene encoding ADP-dependent glucokinase isoform X1, whose protein sequence is MEYKGLKFGTLVSILVIVLAIYYRKSENTLQKRLIAVLEGLERVETKHEGLPRPKVAIGYGICTDVYIDAKYLLKYSNDIRIPEHFDEITTEKELLKSFAYYFRHGAAAERFMSNSSLFEKLVSHARSFPSSYSTIGGNAPVMALRFVKEGCDVLLAAKMTKALQQMIPSNIRVVGGDVNRDDVHLVLEYKRGESWGPYTSSRANRYIVHNDINNPTISSLEEFDKLLPEFAPDLFVVSGLQMMDNYPFPEGVRLSRLLKVKQQMIAQPKSTKIHFEMASFTEESLLLELTELVIPFADSLGMNEQEVTNLHNLMLYGNISLVADSNPRVATVLDQMRTLFKLVRRNEKSFMNARQLTRIHVHTLAYQAILNVKNSRWKNTMAAAAKASLTANRHVCGSNNVDVQKAMLIMDDSFSTSTEAGKRIPLDIEKPVSCWDEVLKIENDQISVQVCVAPVLVCTQASQTAGGGDNISSAGLVPQIS, encoded by the exons ATGGAGTATAAAGGGTTAAAATTTGGGACCCTAGTGTCTATTTTAGTGATAGTATTAGCAATTTATTACAGGAAATCAGAAAATACGTTACAGAAACGATTGATCGCTGTACTAGAAGGCCTAGAAAGGGTCGAAACGAAACATGAAGGATTACCGAGACCGAAAGTTGCAATAGGTTATGGAATATGTACCGATGTTTATATCGACGCTAAGTATTTATTGAAATACTCAAACGATATTAGAATTCCTGAACATTTCGACGAAATAACTACCGAAAAAGAActgttgaaaagttttgcaTACTATTTTCGTCATGGAGCTGCGGCAGA ACGATTCATGTCGAACAGTTCACTATTTGAGAAACTTGTTTCTCACGCTCGATCATTCCCATCTTCCTACTCAACTATTGGTGGTAATGCGCCTGTGATGGCTCTTAGATTTGTCAAAGAAGGTTGCGATGTGCTGCTCGCAGCTAAAATGACAAAGGCACTTCAACAAATGATTCCTTCTAACATCAGAGTCGTTGGAGGTGATGTTAACAGAGATGATGTACATTTAGTCCTGGAATACAAACGTGGTGAATCATGGGGACCTTATACAAGCTCTCGTGCTAATAG GTACATCGTGCACAACGACATTAATAATCCTACCATCAGTTCATTGGAAgagtttgataaattattaccaGAATTTGCTCCAGACTTGTTCGTCGTTTCTGGCTTACAAATGATGGATAATTATCCTTTTCCTGAAG GAGTACGTCTAAGTCGGTTATTAAAAGTGAAGCAGCAGATGATCGCCCAGCCAAAATCGACAAAGATACATTTTGAAATGGCTTCATTTACAGAGGAAAGTTTGTTGCTGGAATTGACTGAGCTAGTCATACCCTTTGCAGACAGTTTAGGCATGAATGAACAAGAAGTTACTAATTTGCACAACTTGATGTTGTatggaaatatttcattggTTGCTGATTCAAATCCGAGAGTAGCTACAGTTTTGGACCAAATGAGAACGCTGTTCAAACTGGTACGGAGAAACGAGAAGTCATTTATGAATGCGAGACAGTTGACACGTATTCATGTTCATACTTTAGCATATCAGGCAATtttgaatgtgaaaaattctcgATGGAAAAACACAATGGCTGCAGCAGCAAAGGCATCATTAACAGCCAATCGCCATGTGTGTGGATCAAATAAT GTTGATGTACAAAAGGCAATGCTGATAATGGACGACAGTTTTTCAACGTCAACTGAAGCTGGTAAAAGAATTCCTTTAGACATTGAAAAACCAGTTTCGTGTTGGGatgaagttttaaaaattgagaacgATCAAATATCAGTTCAAGTCTGCGTTGCGCCAGTTTTGGTCTGCACTCAGGCCAGCCAAACTGCTGGTGGTGGCGATAATATTTCGAGTGCTGGTCTAGTGCCCCAAATTTCGTAA